A portion of the Nitrospirota bacterium genome contains these proteins:
- the hisD gene encoding histidinol dehydrogenase: MKILRTQREIEAFLARLRKRGAGVSPEILGQTGAIVEAVRKGGDKALLRYTRKFDGHGRLRLPRTVIEQEAEKTPRAVVRALTVAAGRIRKFHRLQREGSWSVKEAGITLGQRITPLGRVGVYVPGGRASYPSTVLMNVIPAQVAGVREIALTVPTPGGETSPALMAALRLLKMKEVYSVGGAQAVAALAYGTESIPPVDKIVGPGNVYVAAAKRMVFGTVDIDMIAGPSEILIIADASAEPRYAAADLLSQAEHDELASPVLLTDSGELARAVREEVRRQLRALARKDIARSSLRNYGAIIMVPDLMAAAALANRIAPEHLEVMTTRPRALLASLRNAGAVFLGPWTPEPVGDYAAGPNHTLPTGGTARWASPLGVYDFLKRTSVLEFTKPPWLRRCRRWPTSRASRPTETPSA, encoded by the coding sequence ATGAAAATCCTCCGGACACAGAGGGAAATCGAGGCCTTCCTGGCGCGCCTCAGGAAGAGGGGCGCCGGGGTCTCCCCCGAGATACTCGGGCAGACCGGGGCCATCGTGGAGGCCGTGCGGAAGGGCGGCGACAAGGCCCTCCTCAGGTACACCAGAAAATTCGACGGGCATGGCCGGCTGAGGCTTCCCCGCACGGTCATCGAGCAGGAGGCGGAGAAGACCCCCCGGGCGGTGGTCCGGGCCCTCACGGTGGCAGCCGGGAGGATACGGAAGTTTCATCGCCTCCAGCGGGAGGGCTCCTGGAGCGTGAAGGAAGCCGGCATCACCCTGGGGCAGAGGATAACCCCCCTCGGACGAGTGGGCGTCTACGTGCCCGGCGGCAGGGCGTCCTACCCCTCTACCGTGCTCATGAACGTCATCCCCGCCCAGGTGGCAGGCGTGCGGGAGATAGCCCTTACCGTGCCCACTCCCGGGGGAGAGACGAGCCCCGCCCTGATGGCCGCCCTCCGCCTCCTCAAGATGAAGGAGGTCTACTCTGTGGGAGGCGCCCAGGCGGTGGCCGCCCTGGCCTACGGAACGGAGAGCATCCCTCCGGTGGACAAGATAGTGGGGCCGGGCAACGTCTATGTCGCCGCCGCGAAGCGGATGGTCTTCGGCACGGTGGACATCGACATGATCGCCGGGCCGAGCGAGATACTCATCATCGCCGACGCCTCGGCCGAGCCCCGCTACGCGGCCGCGGACCTTCTGAGCCAGGCCGAGCACGACGAGCTGGCAAGCCCGGTGCTCCTGACGGATTCCGGGGAGCTTGCCCGCGCGGTGCGCGAAGAGGTGCGGCGGCAGCTTCGGGCTCTCGCCCGGAAGGACATCGCCCGCTCATCGCTCAGGAACTACGGCGCCATCATCATGGTGCCCGACCTCATGGCCGCCGCCGCGCTGGCCAACCGCATCGCCCCGGAGCACCTGGAGGTGATGACCACCCGTCCCCGCGCCCTCCTGGCATCCCTGAGAAACGCGGGGGCCGTCTTCCTCGGGCCGTGGACCCCCGAGCCCGTGGGGGACTACGCCGCCGGGCCGAACCACACGCTGCCCACGGGGGGAACGGCGCGGTGGGCCTCGCCCCTGGGGGTCTACGACTTCCTCAAGCGAACGAGCGTCCTGGAGTTTACGAAGCCTCCCTGGCTCAGACGGTGCAGACGGTGGCCGACGTCGAGGGCCTCGAGGCCCACGGAAACTCCATCCGCGTGA